CCCTAAGTTTATAATCCCAAAAACTTTTTGTAACCGCTTAACTTTCTGTCTTTATTTTAATATGTTATACTTTTTGCGTCAATAGGTTTTTAGTATAACACATTAAATATTTTAAATTTAAATTAGTATGCGATATTCAAACAAAAAAACAGCCGTATTTATACGTACGACTGTTTTACATTATTTATTCTTCGTATTCCGCATGCAAAGATGTAGATGGAACTAGAAATGAGAAAAACTGAGATAACTCAGTTGCTTCCTCTTCTGAGCCTAATTTGAAAACTTCCTGTAAATATTGAATATTCTCCACATCATCTCGTCCAAGTAAAGTTGACTTCCCTGTTTGCATGCAAACAATAAGTGGCTTTCCAAAGAACATATTTGTATAAATAACACCAAAATCATAACGAGTATCATGTGTCATAAACCCCAAAAATCGTACCTTCACACTTTCATGCTCATCATACAATTTTTCAAACATCGGTTTCCACCTTTCCACATCACCTTTCATTAATATATTAAACAAAAAAAGGAATACTCCTTTTAATTGTCAAAAAATTCAGTAGGATGTAGAATGGTAGTATTCTACTTAGTTAGGGGGAACTTATATGCAACATGCCTTTATTACGCTTGTACCTAAATCCAATCAACAATCTGTTTCAATAGATGATATAAAACAACTTTTTCATTATTATAAAACAGTTACTTCCAAAACTGATGTTCAAATTAATTACGCCTATACAAATACGGCTTTTCCTTATGACATTTTAGATACTTCAACAACAACATTAAAACTACAATCTACTCACGATCGATATGACTCCATCTATGTTGGTGTCGGTATAGAAAAGGAACAATCTTATATTCAGATTTCTTTGCCACCAAATGCAACATTTGGTGATAAAGGAAAAGCAAATGAATTTTGCCGTTTTCTAGCGAAGAAATTAGAAGGAGAGTTACAATTATTTAATGGAAGAACAATGTATTTCTATAAACGTTAATTTAAAAAATAGAAAATATAATTAAGAAAAGTATGCAATTTGAACATGTAAGGAATAATGCCTGCTTTCTAATTTGCAATACAAAGTATGCGATCACATATGCCAAATACAGAAATACAAAAAATAGAATGACTTTATAATGCAACTTATCACCATTGGACAATGATAAGACAATCGAAAAACCACTCCATAATAAAAAATGATAAAATATAACATGTAATATTCTCATGGAACCTTCTCCTTTGACATGCTCTATTTTATTAATATATGGGATTAAGTTTGAATCAATTACATATTATACGAAAGCATATATATGGCTTTAGGTTTCATATATGTTCTAACGATTCAATTAAAGTATTATATATTCATTCGACAAGTACAAATAAAGACCTTGCAAGCCATTTTTATTATAAAATAAAAAATAGCCCCTCTCTTTTAAAGAGAGGGGCTATTTTCATTACTTAAATTATTTTACAATGTGAATTGGCATTCCAAGAGCAACTTCAGCTGCTTCCATTGTGATTTCACCTAATGTTGGGTGAGCGTGGATTGTTTGAGCGATATCTTCTGCTGTCATTCCAGCTTCGATAGCTAAACCAATCTCAGAAATAATATCAGAAGCGCCTGCACCTGCAACTTGAGCACCTACAAGAAGACCATCTTCTTTACGTGTTACAAGTTGTAAGAAACCGTCAGTGCTGTTTAATGATAATGCACGACCGTTAGCAGCGAATGGGAACTTAGATACAGTTACAGTCATTCCAGCTTCTTCAGCTTGTTTCTTAGTGTAACCAACAGATGCTAATTCTGGATCAGTGAAGCATACTGCAGGAATTCCGATGTAATCGATAGCTGATGCATGGCCACTAATTGCTTCTACAGCTACTTTACCTTCGTAAGAAGCTTTGTGAGCTAATGGTGGTCCAGGAACGATATCACCGATTGCATAGATGTTTGGTACGTTTGTACGACATTGCTCATCGATTTCGATGATGCCGCGGTCAGTCATTTTAACTCCAACTTGCTCAAGACCGATTTCTTGAGTGTTTGGACGACGACCTACAGTTACTAATACGTAATCTGCTTCTACAGTTTGGATTTCACCTTTAACTTCAAAGCTAACTTTTACGCCAGTTTCTGTTTCTTCAACGCCTTTAGCCATAGCTTTTGTATGGATATTTACGTTACCTTTTTTCTGTAGAGCACGTTTAACAACAGAGCTCATAGCTTTTTCGAAACCAGCTAAGATTTCGTCGCCAGCTTCTACTACAGTAACTTCTGTACCGAAGTTAGCATATGCAGTACCTAATTCCATACCGATGTAACCGCCGCCGATTACAACAAGTTTTTTAGGAATTTCAGGTAAGCTTAAAGCGCCTGTAGAGTTGATAACACGTTTAGAGTATTTGAATCCTGGAATTTCGATTGGTGTAGAACCAGTTGCAAGAACAGCATTTTTAAACGTATAAGTTTGAGCTGCCTCTTCAGTCATAACGCGTAATGTATTAGCATCTACGAAGTAAGCTTCACCGCGAATGATTTCAACTTTGTTACCTTTAAGAAGGCCTTCAACACCGCCAGTTAATTTCTTAACTACGCCGTTTTTCCATTCTTGAACTTTTGTAAAGTCAACTTTTACGTTCTCTGCAGTGATACCCATGTCATCAGAATGCATTGCATTCTCATAACGATGACCTGCATTGATTAACGCTTTTGAAGGAATACATCCAACGTTTAAGCATACGCCACCAAGGTTAGCTTTTTCAATAATTGCTACCTTTTGACCTAATTGTGCTGCACGAATTGCCGCAACGTATCCACCAGGACCTGCACCAACAACGACTGTATCTAATTCAATTGGGAAATCTCCTACTACCATTGTTATTACGCCTCCATTACTAATAATTGTGGGTCATTCAATAGACGTTTAATTTGGTTTAATGCTTTTTGAGCAGTTGCGCCGTCAATTAAACGATGGTCAAAGCTTAGAGATAATGCTAATACTGGAGCTGCAACGATCTCACCGTTTTTCACAACTGGTTTCTCAGCGATACGGCCGATACCAAGGATTGCTACTTCTGGGTGGTTGATAACTGGAGTGAACCATTGTCCACCTGCAGAACCAATGTTTGTAATTGTGCAAGAAGCGCCTTTCATTTCAGCAGGAGCTAAACGACCTTCACGTGCTTTACCAGCAAGATCATTGATCTCGTTAGAAATTGTGAAGATAGACTTGCGATCTGTATCTTTAACAACTGGTACTAATAGACCTTTGTCTGTATCAGCTGCGATACCGATGTTGAAGTAATGTTTATGAACTACTTCTTGAGAAGCATCATCTAAAGAAGTGTTTAACATTGGGTATTCACGTAATGCAGATGTTAAAGCTTTAACAACGTATGGAAGGTAAGTTAATTTAATACCTTTGTCAGCTGCCACAGCTTTGAACTTCTTACGGTGAGCAACAAGTTCAGTTACATCTACTTCATCCATTAATGTTACGTGAGGAGCTGTATGTTTAGAGTTAACCATTGCTTTCGCAATTGCTTTACGGATACCACTCATTTTCTCACGAGTTTCTGGATATTCACCAGCTGGGATTGGTTGTGCTTTTGGTGCTTCTTCTTTCGCTGCTGCTGGAGTAGCTTCTACTGCTGCTGGAGCCTCAGTTGCTGCTACTGCTTGTCCACCATTTGCAAATGCATCGATGTCAGCTTTTACGATACGACCGTTCTTACCAGAACCAGCTACTTTATGAATGTCTACGCCGTTTTCACGAGCATATTTACGAACAGATGGCATAGCGATTACGCGCTCATTTACTACTTCTGCAGTTGCTGCTGGAGTAGCTTCAGCTTTAGGAGCTTCGTCATGATCGTCGCCTTTAAATTTAAGGTTTTCGTATCCTGGAGCATCAAATTTAATTAATGTATCTCCAACTACTGCAACCGTACCTTCTTCTACAAGTACTTCAAGTACTTTACCTTTAACAGGAGAAGGAATTTCTACTACTGCTTTATCATTTTGTACTTCAAGAAGTACGTCGTCTTCGTTTACTTCGTCGCCTGGTTTAATAAACCATTTTACGATTTCACCTTCGTGGATACCTTCACCGATATCTGGTAGTTTAAATTCAAATGCCACGGAATTCAGCCCCCTGATTCATTTCTTTATTATGGAATATGGCAAAAGAAATCAGCATGTGCTGATTTCTTTTGCACATGAATAAGTAAAAATTAGAAGTTCATTACTTTGTTAACAGCTTCAACAATATCTTTGTGGTTCGGTAACCATACGCTCTCAGCTTGAGAGAATGGGAATACTGTATCAGCAGCTGCAACACGTACAACTGGAGCTTCTAAGTTTAAGATTGCACGGTCGTTAATTTCCGCTACAACGTTAGCTGCAATACCAGCTTGTTTTTGAGCTTCTTGAACTACAACTACGCGGCCTGTTTTTTCAACAGAAGCGATGATTGTTTCGATATCTAATGGTTGAACTGTACGTAAGTCAACAACCTCTAAAGAGATACCTTCTTTTTCAAGTTCTTCAGCAGCTTTTAATGCAGCGTGAACCATAGCACCGTAAGCGATAACAGATACATCTGTACCTTCACGTTTGATATCAGCTTTGCCTAAATCAATTGTGTATTCGCCTTCTGGTACATCTTGACGGAATGAACGGTACAATTTCATATGCTCTAAGTAGATAACTGGATCGTTGTCACGAATCGCAGAGATTAAAAGACCTTTTGCATCGTATGGAGTAGATGGAATAACAACTTTTAGACCAGGTTGTTGAGCCACTAAACCTTCTAAGCTATCAGCATGTAGTTCAGGAGTATGAACACCACCACCGAATGGAGAACGAACTGTTACTGGAGCAGTCCAACGTCCACCAGAACGGTAACGCATACGAGCTAATTGACCAGAAATTGAATCCATTACTTCATAAACGAAACCGAAGAATTGGATTTCTGGAACTGGACGGAATCCTTCAAGTGCAAGTCCAACTGCAAGTCCACCAATACCAGACTCTGCAAGTGGAGTATCCATTACACGGTCTTCACCGAATTCAGCTTGTAAACCTTCAGTAGCACGGAATACACCGCCGTTTACACCAACGTCTTCACCAAACACAAGTACGTTAGGGTCATTTTTCATTTCAACGCGTAAAGCATCAGTGATTGCTTGAATCATTGTCATTTGAGCCATGGCTTACTTCGACTCCTTTTCTTTGTAAATTTCATATTGTTCAGCTAAGTTGTAAGGCATTTTTTCGTACATGATTTCCATTAAATCAGTAACTTTTTGTTTTGGAGCTTGGTCAGCCTTAGCAATTGCTTGTTTGATATCTTCTTTTGCTTCTTCGATTACTTTCTCTTCAACTTCTTGAGACCATAGGCCTTTGTTTTCTAAGAATGCACGGAAGCGTACGATTGGATCTTTTTGTTCCCATTCGTTCTCGATATCTTTTGTACGGTAACGAGTTGGGTCATCACCAGCCATTGTATGTGGACCGTAACGGAATGTTAAAGTCTCGATTAAAGTAGGACCTTCACCATTTACTGCACGCTCACGAGCGAAAGCAGTTGCTGCGTATACAGCTAATGGATCCATACCGTCTACTTGAATTCCGTAAATACCTGCTGCTACTGCTTTTTGTGCTACAGTTTTAGCTGCAGATTGCTTTTCTACTGGAGTAGAGATCGCATAACGGTTGTTTTGTACAACGAAGATTGCTGGAGCTTTGAATGCACCCGCAAAGTTCATACCTTCGTAGAAGTCACCTTGTGAAGCACCACCGTCACCAGTGTAAGTAATTGCAACAGATTTTTTGCCACGTAATTTCATACCTAACGCAACACCAGCAGTTTGGATGATTTGCGCACCGATGATGATTTGTGGAGCAAGTGCATTTACGTTCTCAGGCATTTGGTTACCCATGAAATGTCCACGAGAGAATAAGAATGCTTGGTATAATGGTAAACCGTGCCATACTAATTGTGGCACATCACGATATCCTGGTAAGATGAAATCTTCTGCTTCAAGTGCGAAATGACTTGCTAATTGAGAAGCCTCTTGTCCAGCTGTTGGTGCGTAGAAACCTAAACGTCCTTGACGGTTTAAAGAAATAGAACGTTGATCTAGTACGCGAGTATACACCATACGGCGCATTAATTCTTTTAATTGATCATCAGATAATTCAGGCATAGCTGCTTCATTCACAACTTCGCCTTTTTCATTTAAAATTTGTAATGTTTCAAATTGAGCTGCGATAGCTTTCATTTGCTCATCAACATTAAATAGGGTCTTTTTTGTTTTAGTACCCATTCCGTTCACCTCTTCCTCTCTTGAACCATATTCTGAAACGCTTTCACTATCTATTAGCTAGGTGGAAAACGCAACAATGTAAACCAACAAATTTATTTGTCGGTTGAGAATAATTTTGTGTACCTAACAATCTGTACTAATGTTTTTTCAGAAACATATTAATACAATCTTGATCACGTTTTTTAGTTTACAACTATTCTAATTACGATGTCAATTACTTTGAATACGTTTTTTTATAAATAATCTGCAGGTTTCTTCTACACAAACGTGTTTTTATTTTTCACATCTGTATTAGTAAGCATTAACCTACTGTTATATTATTCCCTTTTTAACTTGTTTTTTCTCTTAGAATAATATGTAAACGATTTAATTCTCTTTAGTTTTTCTCTCTTATTAGCAAAAATATACAAACTCTTCTTCCTTTTATAGGTAATTACCCATACATTTCTACTCTTCCCTCCATACATTATAGTAACCGCAGTATTAGCGGGAAATGATAAAGGAGGTCATCTCATGTACGGATACTCATATTGCTATCCAACTTGTTCATATCCTTCCTACGGTTATGGCGGTTCTTGTGGCGGGTCTGGACGCGGCTTCGCCTTAATCGTTGTGTTGTTTATTCTTTTAATTATCGTTGGTGCTGCTTGCATTCGCTAATGTAAAACGAAACAACTATGGAAAGAAACAGACGGCTCTGCCGTCTGTTTCTTTTTATTCCTACATAACCGACCTATCTTTCCCTTACTTGTCGATGACTTTTTCCATCTCCTTTGGTAGACTAAAGGAGAAAGGAGAGATTACATATGCTTACAATGAAAGATGTAATTCGCGAAGGAGATCCTATTTTGCGAAACGTTGCAGAAGAGGTAGTAATACCAGCGAGCGAAGAAGATACAAATACCCTTAAAGAAATGATTGAATTTGTAATAAATAGCCAAGATCCTGAAATGGCTGAAAAATATAGTTTACGCCCTGGAATCGGATTAGCGGCTCCGCAAATCGGTATTTCAAAGAAAATGATTGCAGTTCACGTAACAGATACGGACGGTACGTTATATAGTCATGCATTATTCAATCCAAAAATCATTAGCCATTCTGTTGAACGTACATATTTACAAAGTGGTGAAGGCTGTCTATCAGTAGACCGTGAAGTACCTGGTTATGTACCTCGTTATACAAGAATTACAGTGAAAGCAACTTCTATCAACGGCGAAGAAGTAAAATTACGTTTAAAAGGTTTACCAGCAATTGTATTCCAACATGAAATTGACCATTTAAATGGTGTTATGTTCTATGACCATATTAATAAAGAAAATCCATTTGCTGCTCCTGACGGTTCAAAACCTCTGGAGCGATAATAAAAAAAGGCGGAAGATGATTCTCCGCCTTTTTACTATTATGAAATGGGTTCCATATCCACTTATAACAATCCAGCCCATTTTAATCCATGATATATGCCGTCTTCACTAACATCCTTTGTCACATAATTTGCAAGTTTTTTCAAGTCTTCATGACCATTCCCCATCACAATACCTGCCCCAACTGCTTCAATCATTTCTAAATCATTTAAGCCATCTCCAAATGCATACACTTGTTCACGGTTAAATCCTAATCTTTCAATGAATTTCTCAATCCCTTTTGCCTTAGAACCGCCATTTGGAATAATATCCATTGAATACGCATGCCAGCGAATAAAATGAAAGTCTGGGTACTGATTAATAAACTTTTCCTCTTCATTCACTTCACAGAAAAGAAGCGTTTGATAAATATTACGTTTCTCATAAAAATTAGGTTCATATGCTGGATGCTCAAAGTTTAAGCTACCAAAGCCTTCCTTCACATAATCATGATATTCCACTGATGCTCTCATGTCTTGATGATCAAGATATACAAGTGGATATCCTTCTTCTTTGGCAAACTGAGTAAATTTATGAAGAGCATCTGGATGTAACGGATTATTAAATATTACCTCATCCTCAAATACAACGTATTGCCCATTAAAACTAACATAATTATGTATATTAAGTTCCTTCCGAATATCTTCAAACATAAATGGCGCACGCCCTGTCGCAATTGCTACATGTACACCCTTTTCTTGTAACTGTTTTACTGCATCTCGTGTAGATTGCGGAATTTTTTTATCATGATCTAATAATGTTCCATCAATATCAAAAAAGACAATTTTATCATTCATTTGTCAAAATCCTTTCTGTTACTGTATATTCCTATTTTGATTATCGCTTTTCAAATGCTAAAAAAAAGTATAACATATTAAACATCTGTGAAGAAAGCGTTCACTTTCTGACCTTATTTATGAAACCTGCATATATATTAGTAAAAAAATGTGGATACTTGTTCGTATGAATTTTCTTTTCTATTCTTTCTCATACTATATCTATAACTAACGGCTACTAATCGTTACTATAAGAATAACTTTCCCTGTATGAGAAAAGACAAGATTCAACATTCACTTTTGTCTTCTTTCTTATATCAGAGACGGCGTTTTCACTAGTAATATGCATGTTTAAAATAAGGAAAGGAAGGAGTAATCATGCTGAAGAAGCTGAAGAAAAAGCTTAAGCGTTATTTAAAAGATCTAGTCCGTAAAAAGACGATCGCTTAAATTGTGCCCATTTCGGGCTTTTTCTTCATTCTCATTCGAAAAAACATGAAAATCGTGACTGTTTGCTTTATAATAAGTAACAGATAATGCAAAACATAGACAAGGAGAGGTTTTCCAAATGATTTTTAAAGTATTTTATCAAGAAAAAATGACTGAGGTTCCAGTACGTGAAAATACAAAAGTTTTATATTTAGAGGCTACGTCTGAGAAGGATGTTCGTACAAAATTAAATAAGTTCGCATATAATATCGAATTCGTTCAGTCTGTGACTGGCAATCATCTTGAATATGAAAAAGCAAACGCTGATTTAACATTAGCGGAAATCGTATAGTCATATGAAATTTCTAAAGAATGATCAAGCAGCCGTTTTTGCTTTAGGTGGCCTTGGTGAAATCGGTAAAAATACATATGCTGTTCAATTTCAAGATGAAATTATTATAATTGACGCTGGAATTAAATTTCCAGAAGACGAACTCCTCGGAATCGATTATGTAATACCAGATTACACTTATTTTGTGCGAAACGAAGATAAAATTAAAGGATTATTCATTACACATGGTCACGAAGATCATATCGGTGGAATTCCTTACTTATTACGTCAAGTGAACATTCCAATTTATGGCGGAAAATTAGCAATTGCACTAATCAAAAACAAATTAGAAGAGCACGGATTACTTCGTAAAGCAAAACTTTATGAAATTCAAGAAGATGATGTTATTAAATTTAAAAAGACATCTGTTTCCTTCTTCCGTACAACTCACAGTATCCCAGATTCATACGGAGTTGTTGTGAAAACACCTCAAGGACAAGTGGTTCATACTGGAGATTTCAAATTTGATTTCACACCAGTTGGTGAACCAGCGGACTTAACAAAAATGGCTGAAATCGGAAAAGACGGTGTACTTTGTCTCTTATCTGACAGTACAAACAGTGAAGTTCCAAACTTTACAATGTCTGAGCGCCGTGTTGG
This genomic window from Bacillus anthracis str. Vollum contains:
- the def gene encoding peptide deformylase encodes the protein MLTMKDVIREGDPILRNVAEEVVIPASEEDTNTLKEMIEFVINSQDPEMAEKYSLRPGIGLAAPQIGISKKMIAVHVTDTDGTLYSHALFNPKIISHSVERTYLQSGEGCLSVDREVPGYVPRYTRITVKATSINGEEVKLRLKGLPAIVFQHEIDHLNGVMFYDHINKENPFAAPDGSKPLER
- a CDS encoding Cof-type HAD-IIB family hydrolase, with amino-acid sequence MNDKIVFFDIDGTLLDHDKKIPQSTRDAVKQLQEKGVHVAIATGRAPFMFEDIRKELNIHNYVSFNGQYVVFEDEVIFNNPLHPDALHKFTQFAKEEGYPLVYLDHQDMRASVEYHDYVKEGFGSLNFEHPAYEPNFYEKRNIYQTLLFCEVNEEEKFINQYPDFHFIRWHAYSMDIIPNGGSKAKGIEKFIERLGFNREQVYAFGDGLNDLEMIEAVGAGIVMGNGHEDLKKLANYVTKDVSEDGIYHGLKWAGLL
- a CDS encoding YjcZ family sporulation protein, with the protein product MYGYSYCYPTCSYPSYGYGGSCGGSGRGFALIVVLFILLIIVGAACIR
- a CDS encoding DNA-dependent RNA polymerase subunit epsilon; the encoded protein is MIFKVFYQEKMTEVPVRENTKVLYLEATSEKDVRTKLNKFAYNIEFVQSVTGNHLEYEKANADLTLAEIV
- the pdhC gene encoding pyruvate dehydrogenase complex dihydrolipoyllysine-residue acetyltransferase; translation: MAFEFKLPDIGEGIHEGEIVKWFIKPGDEVNEDDVLLEVQNDKAVVEIPSPVKGKVLEVLVEEGTVAVVGDTLIKFDAPGYENLKFKGDDHDEAPKAEATPAATAEVVNERVIAMPSVRKYARENGVDIHKVAGSGKNGRIVKADIDAFANGGQAVAATEAPAAVEATPAAAKEEAPKAQPIPAGEYPETREKMSGIRKAIAKAMVNSKHTAPHVTLMDEVDVTELVAHRKKFKAVAADKGIKLTYLPYVVKALTSALREYPMLNTSLDDASQEVVHKHYFNIGIAADTDKGLLVPVVKDTDRKSIFTISNEINDLAGKAREGRLAPAEMKGASCTITNIGSAGGQWFTPVINHPEVAILGIGRIAEKPVVKNGEIVAAPVLALSLSFDHRLIDGATAQKALNQIKRLLNDPQLLVMEA
- the pdhA gene encoding pyruvate dehydrogenase E1 component subunit alpha gives rise to the protein MGTKTKKTLFNVDEQMKAIAAQFETLQILNEKGEVVNEAAMPELSDDQLKELMRRMVYTRVLDQRSISLNRQGRLGFYAPTAGQEASQLASHFALEAEDFILPGYRDVPQLVWHGLPLYQAFLFSRGHFMGNQMPENVNALAPQIIIGAQIIQTAGVALGMKLRGKKSVAITYTGDGGASQGDFYEGMNFAGAFKAPAIFVVQNNRYAISTPVEKQSAAKTVAQKAVAAGIYGIQVDGMDPLAVYAATAFARERAVNGEGPTLIETLTFRYGPHTMAGDDPTRYRTKDIENEWEQKDPIVRFRAFLENKGLWSQEVEEKVIEEAKEDIKQAIAKADQAPKQKVTDLMEIMYEKMPYNLAEQYEIYKEKESK
- a CDS encoding DUF1885 family protein, which produces MQHAFITLVPKSNQQSVSIDDIKQLFHYYKTVTSKTDVQINYAYTNTAFPYDILDTSTTTLKLQSTHDRYDSIYVGVGIEKEQSYIQISLPPNATFGDKGKANEFCRFLAKKLEGELQLFNGRTMYFYKR
- the lpdA gene encoding dihydrolipoyl dehydrogenase, whose protein sequence is MVVGDFPIELDTVVVGAGPGGYVAAIRAAQLGQKVAIIEKANLGGVCLNVGCIPSKALINAGHRYENAMHSDDMGITAENVKVDFTKVQEWKNGVVKKLTGGVEGLLKGNKVEIIRGEAYFVDANTLRVMTEEAAQTYTFKNAVLATGSTPIEIPGFKYSKRVINSTGALSLPEIPKKLVVIGGGYIGMELGTAYANFGTEVTVVEAGDEILAGFEKAMSSVVKRALQKKGNVNIHTKAMAKGVEETETGVKVSFEVKGEIQTVEADYVLVTVGRRPNTQEIGLEQVGVKMTDRGIIEIDEQCRTNVPNIYAIGDIVPGPPLAHKASYEGKVAVEAISGHASAIDYIGIPAVCFTDPELASVGYTKKQAEEAGMTVTVSKFPFAANGRALSLNSTDGFLQLVTRKEDGLLVGAQVAGAGASDIISEIGLAIEAGMTAEDIAQTIHAHPTLGEITMEAAEVALGMPIHIVK
- a CDS encoding DUF3055 domain-containing protein, which encodes MFEKLYDEHESVKVRFLGFMTHDTRYDFGVIYTNMFFGKPLIVCMQTGKSTLLGRDDVENIQYLQEVFKLGSEEEATELSQFFSFLVPSTSLHAEYEE
- the pdhB gene encoding pyruvate dehydrogenase complex E1 component subunit beta — its product is MAQMTMIQAITDALRVEMKNDPNVLVFGEDVGVNGGVFRATEGLQAEFGEDRVMDTPLAESGIGGLAVGLALEGFRPVPEIQFFGFVYEVMDSISGQLARMRYRSGGRWTAPVTVRSPFGGGVHTPELHADSLEGLVAQQPGLKVVIPSTPYDAKGLLISAIRDNDPVIYLEHMKLYRSFRQDVPEGEYTIDLGKADIKREGTDVSVIAYGAMVHAALKAAEELEKEGISLEVVDLRTVQPLDIETIIASVEKTGRVVVVQEAQKQAGIAANVVAEINDRAILNLEAPVVRVAAADTVFPFSQAESVWLPNHKDIVEAVNKVMNF